AGCCTTAGTGTAAGCTCACCAGCAACACGGCTTCCAATAATCCATGGCACGCAGTGACATCCAGGATCAAGCACCTCCTCATATTTCCCAAATCTTTCCTTGATGCCTACTGTTGACTGGTCAACTTGTACACAGCAGAGCAATTTACCTATTGCTGCCACCAATTTTCCCATTTTGATGTACGCCTTGAAAAAATCTTGACAGTCACTTTCTGATAGAATTTAGTATTGTCAgccactgattttttttttcagttaaatTATGTGTACAAGTATTCAGAACAAACAGTATCAGGTTCTGTATTTTTGTTTTAACAGAGCTGGCGTGTTTGGTGGTTATGGCTGCTCCAGAGGAGAATCTGGGAGCCAGAACTATTCTGAATATCCCATACTTACCCCACAAGGACTGAACTACATTAGTAATCCATATTACATCAAATTATGACATCTGAAACAATCAAACACATTCAAGATATGCCTAAGTGTATGCTACTAATTGATGAGTTACTCGCTATCTCTGTTTTCCTTCTGTTCTAAATTTGGTCCTCAGTTCTTCATGATGTGCAGAAAGTTTTGTTTACATCAATATAATGAAAGATAGCCACGCTTTGTTCAACAAAGGAAAAACCATCTTCAATGTCAAAACCTAAAAGACTTTACTCCTATTGCTAATGGAATGTTTTATTCTGACTGTATGATTTATCCTTTCATTAATTGAAGAATCTACACTATATATGTAATATTTGCAGAAAAAAATGCACTCAAATTTGAGAAGAAAGGAACATAACCCTTTCCCTAGGAGAGGACAGTCTTATTTCATCGAAACATCATATAGAGTTCAAGGGAATCAGAAACAGTCGACTTACATTCGGTCTTCGATTATTTAGCAATTGCTCTGCTGACGATTTCAGCTTACTTGTGAAGAACTGAGCTCCCTCTTGAGCTATCCACCCTCTTGAGCTATCCAGGACCAGTGCTTTTATACTTGAATTCTATGTATCCAAGGTCAAAGGCTCCATCAGAGAAGGTTTTGGTGTTTATCATATATACAAGAAACCAGCATCCAATACCATGGGTGGCGTGTTCTCAGCTTCTTGGCCAAGCATCCATCTCATTATTCTTTTCAATGTAATTGTATTTTTCAGACATTCTAGCTATCCGCTGCCCCCAGTAGCGCCTAGCGCCTTGATTAATAATGACTACTAGTTCAAACTTCAAAGGTCaacttgaatatatttttatcaaactAGCTATTTTTTATAGATTTAGACCTTGATTTGTGATTCAGCAATTTATCTTTGGCTCACACCTTGATTTGATTGGCAGGAGAATTGGCTACTGAGGCAAAGAAAGGATAAAATCAGGTACTTTGACCCTTGTTTCTACCATCTGCATTTGCCAAGTGATTTCTCCTCAAGGCATCGGAAATTCGGTTTTGTCCATTTGTTAGTTGGCGATGGAAGCAAAGGTAGTTTGTCATTTAGTCAAATGGTTAAGTTAGTTGGCGATGGAAGCAAAGGCAGTTTGTTTAGAGTATCTGTCTGTTTTGGCCGCTCGCGTCAGAGCCGTGCACAGAAATTCGCTGAAGGTGTTAAAATTTAGTAGACAACTCTAAATTCGGTTGAAAGCAAGACGATTGTAGTTATGGATATGGATAATAACTGATAGGGTGGTTATTGTAAGATTATTGTAAGGGGCTTGAGTCAAATCTTTGGGTCATATTAATAAGCGTTTTGCCTATGACCTGAATTGGCCGGGCCCTATCAAATTGATCGAAGAATAATCTGCGTAGATTCTGCGAATAACATCCAAATCAGTATGACAACTTTGCCCTACGGTAAATGCATTTATGTCTGCAAACAGGCTACAGCTTCACCATGGAAAATATATGATGGAAGAACGCGAGATTGTATACTGATCAAGATACAAAATAAGCTGGAGTTACTACTGTCAGTAGGTACAAATAATGTCCACATCAGTAGCCAGCCAACGACATAATTGTACACCGGTCGTATTATTGTGAGCTGCTGCGCACAAACAGGACTGGAAGCCTGATGGATGGAGAACGTGTTGGTGGAAATGGTATACATCAAAGCCACATCGTGCCGGACTGCTACATGGGCCACAACTCTTTCACAATAGTTTTCTAAACAGATTGTCTCCAATGTTATCTGAAGAAAATGAAACGAGACATGAAAAATGACCCCAGAAAAATGATAAGCAGGTCTCTCCCAAACAAGCCGAACTATTCAGACTAAACATAAGAGAATATAACATCCAACAATGAAATGAAACAATGGAGTACCTTTGTCAACAAATTGTGTTACCAGGCTCATCATGCATGTAACTAAATATTGTCACTGCACTAGAGTGACTCTCGtcagaaaaacaaaataccAGTCATGATAGATTAGTTTACGAAATAAGTAGATTAGATGCAtacattattttttctcttcgCCTTCAGAATCCGACTCTGCAAATACAGGTTTCGGCTGAGTTTGGGAATATGCTGGTGCAATGAACTTTGGATCTTTCTCTGCAGCATCTGCATACTTCAAAATTGCCTCTCTTGGATCCTCGTCCATCCATGTCTCCTTAATCAAACCACCCTCCTGTAATAAAGAAGGCAAAAAAATACGCATCAATGCAGCGTCAATCAGAAACAGGTGTACTTTGTTTCTAAGTATGGAACTAACCAAAAGTTTGTCACACATTATTCATAATAGATTAAGGAGCAATTAATCTGTATATTACCTTCAAGAGGTACTGTGTCAACAAGCTGCCTTTTGTAGTACCGACTCTTCCACCAAAGCCAGGACCATTGACTGGAGCTTCAGGTTTATGTGATTTGAGCGGGTCTTTCAGTATCTTCTCTCTTTGGCGTTTCCGACTTGGTTGATCTCTAAATAGTGGCAGTGCATGTGGATTATGTATTACAGGTTGCACCTCAAAATCGTCAACAGATTTTTTCCTAGGTGCTCGTCCAACACATACAAGTGCTCCTCTCTGACTAATAGAAGGATCATATAAGATATGAGTACCACCTTCCTTCTTATCCCCAACTGTTGCGAATACctgaataaaaaaacataggagtTTAATATAATGTCCTAAAAATGTTATTCAGGAGTTGTGATCCATTCAGTATTTAGAAATTACTTGATTAATCCTTGGATGCCATAGACACCTTATCACACTATAATGTGGTGAAATCCCCACCCTTGATACAAGCTCAAGTTTCCTTCTATCAAAGAAGCAAAGTAGGCCTCCATTTTCACCGTCTTTCTCAATAGAAGTTCCTGTGAAAATAAGTTGCTCATCGGGGCTGAAAGCCACATTTGTCTCAGCATAGTGATTTGGTAAAtcttcaaaaactttcaaaggAGTTTTCATTTTCCTCAAATCCCATATCTGCATTGAATTATACAGCTCattcaaaaattataaataaagaaaagagtACTAGCAAAAAACAGAAAATTGAACACATCGCAGCTTCAGCATTAATCATGACTAACGATCATGTTCAAGCAGGTAATATGCAAAATACTGTCAAAACATAACACCCAACAGGCCAGAAAAATTACCTTCAGAGTACTATCCATACTTCTTGACAGGAGTATTTGTCCATCTGTGGAGAACTTGACCCCTGTAATATCCTCCGTATGTGTTTTCTCAACATGTATATCTGGCCTGCTTCCCCATCCAGTCTTGACAGTCCAGAGCTGCAAAAGAGATATCATTCATATCATAAAGCATTTTAATGAAAGCATCTGATAGGGGCATAAAAAGTGATAGGGTAAGTTTGATATtattatgcaaaaaaaatatacctgAATTGAACCATCGCCTATCCCACCAACAATTCGCTTGCCTTCATGATCCCAGGCACATGAGGTAACTGGAATTCGCATTGGTCTTGCAAGCTTAGGTTTTATGAcctattgaaaaaaaaggatgaatTTGAGTATTCCACTTTAGCAAACAATGAAAGATTAAATCATGCAAAACAGTAAATGATTGAACTTCAAGCAACTATTAG
The sequence above is drawn from the Oryza glaberrima chromosome 10, OglaRS2, whole genome shotgun sequence genome and encodes:
- the LOC127786390 gene encoding uncharacterized protein LOC127786390 gives rise to the protein MADGGEMDEEAMRAFFPMSFGKAPTRAGAGASAHASTLRKPPQNPSAKPSTSSAAAAAAAGDDDDDDDGPMVGPPRPPPQPAGGGEGEDDEEGGGVMIGPPRPPPRSSSRGEGEDADGGMIGPPRPPRPPPVKDDDEEDEDDDDDDDDDGDDSDDEMEDDGERYNRIPLSNEVVLRGHTKVVSALAVDHTGSRVLSGSYDYTVRMYDFQGMNSKLQSFRQLEPFEGHQVRSLSWSPTSDRFLCVTGSAQAKIYDRDGLTLGEFIKGDMYIRDLKNTKGHISGLTGGEWNPKSKETILTSSEDGSIRLWDVSDFKSQKQVIKPKLARPMRIPVTSCAWDHEGKRIVGGIGDGSIQLWTVKTGWGSRPDIHVEKTHTEDITGVKFSTDGQILLSRSMDSTLKIWDLRKMKTPLKVFEDLPNHYAETNVAFSPDEQLIFTGTSIEKDGENGGLLCFFDRRKLELVSRVGISPHYSVIRCLWHPRINQVFATVGDKKEGGTHILYDPSISQRGALVCVGRAPRKKSVDDFEVQPVIHNPHALPLFRDQPSRKRQREKILKDPLKSHKPEAPVNGPGFGGRVGTTKGSLLTQYLLKEGGLIKETWMDEDPREAILKYADAAEKDPKFIAPAYSQTQPKPVFAESDSEGEEKK